From the Deinococcus aquaticus genome, one window contains:
- the rfbF gene encoding glucose-1-phosphate cytidylyltransferase has protein sequence MKAVILAGGLGTRISEESTVRPKPMIEVGGRPILWHIMKIYSAHGINEFVILCGYKQYMIKEYFANYFLHMSDVTFDMRTHDATYLCNHAEPWRVTLVDTGEDTLTGGRLRRVREYLGDDTFCFTYGDGVGDIDVTGSIDFHRRHGGLATMTVMQPPGRFGAVGMTGDGRVTAFQEKPDGDGSWINGGFFVLEPAVIDHIEGDHTTWEAEPLRALAHAGQLSAFRHPGFWQPMDTLRDKHHLEELWRSGRAPWKVW, from the coding sequence GTGAAGGCCGTCATCCTGGCCGGTGGCCTGGGCACCCGCATCAGCGAGGAAAGCACCGTGCGGCCCAAACCCATGATCGAAGTCGGGGGCCGGCCCATCCTGTGGCACATCATGAAGATCTACTCGGCGCACGGCATCAACGAGTTCGTGATCCTGTGCGGCTACAAGCAGTACATGATCAAGGAGTACTTCGCGAACTACTTCCTGCACATGTCCGACGTGACCTTCGACATGCGCACCCACGACGCCACGTACCTGTGCAACCACGCCGAACCGTGGCGCGTCACGCTGGTCGACACCGGCGAGGACACCCTGACCGGCGGCCGCCTGCGCCGCGTGCGCGAGTACCTGGGAGACGACACGTTCTGCTTCACGTACGGCGACGGCGTGGGCGACATCGACGTGACGGGCAGCATCGACTTTCACCGCCGCCACGGGGGGCTGGCCACCATGACCGTCATGCAGCCGCCGGGCCGGTTCGGGGCGGTCGGCATGACCGGCGACGGCCGCGTCACGGCCTTCCAGGAGAAACCCGACGGGGACGGCAGCTGGATCAACGGCGGCTTCTTCGTGCTGGAACCCGCCGTGATCGACCACATCGAGGGCGACCACACCACCTGGGAGGCCGAGCCGCTGCGCGCCCTGGCGCACGCCGGGCAGCTGTCCGCCTTCCGGCACCCGGGCTTCTGGCAACCCATGGACACCCTGCGCGACAAGCATCACCTCGAAGAACTGTGGCGTTCAGGCCGCGCGCCCTGGAAGGTCTGGTAA
- a CDS encoding lipopolysaccharide biosynthesis protein has protein sequence MRLLSPQVLRNAAALYGVHVVTYALPLLTTPYLARTLGPAAWGALAVAQAFALLVSLLIEFGFDLSGTREAARRQGDPAALGALLSGVTLAKLLLTAAAALLTLAAQQWIPAFHGRPLLLWVAFAWAAAQALNVMWFFQGIEDLTRVSTLDIGLKVAGTALVFLTVRGPDDAWLVPAVQGGAALASAAACLLLAARRAPLAWPGRHAVTGALRLGASMFVFRAASSVYASSAAFLLGLFVAPQLVGYYAGADRIARAFQGLLSPLHRALFPRYARMAHVPLPEARAALASGLRLMLGAGLLLSLCAVVGAPLLVQVLLGPAFTESVPLLRVLGLLPAVIAVNMVLGLFWLLPRGLDRTFNLTILGAAALNAALVVWLVPRGGPLAMAGAVVVTELAVMAALTAAYASTRRASARTAASDTPADPLGRPV, from the coding sequence GTGCGGCTCCTCTCGCCCCAGGTGCTGCGCAACGCGGCCGCGCTGTACGGCGTGCACGTCGTGACGTACGCGCTGCCGCTGCTGACCACGCCATACCTCGCGCGGACGCTGGGACCCGCCGCGTGGGGCGCGCTGGCCGTGGCGCAGGCGTTCGCGCTGCTGGTCTCACTCCTGATCGAGTTCGGCTTCGACCTGAGCGGCACCCGCGAGGCCGCCCGGCGGCAGGGCGACCCGGCCGCCCTGGGCGCGCTGCTGTCCGGCGTGACCCTGGCCAAACTGCTCCTGACTGCCGCCGCCGCGCTGCTGACCCTGGCGGCGCAGCAGTGGATTCCCGCCTTTCACGGGCGGCCGCTGCTGCTGTGGGTGGCGTTCGCCTGGGCGGCCGCGCAGGCCCTGAACGTCATGTGGTTCTTTCAGGGAATCGAGGACCTGACCCGCGTGTCCACGCTGGACATCGGCCTGAAGGTCGCCGGAACGGCCCTGGTGTTCCTGACCGTGCGCGGCCCTGACGACGCCTGGCTGGTGCCCGCCGTGCAGGGCGGCGCGGCCCTCGCGTCGGCGGCCGCGTGCCTGCTGCTCGCCGCCCGGCGCGCCCCGCTGGCGTGGCCGGGCCGGCATGCCGTGACCGGCGCGCTGCGGCTGGGGGCCAGCATGTTCGTGTTCCGCGCGGCGTCCAGCGTGTACGCCAGCAGCGCCGCTTTCCTGCTGGGCCTGTTCGTCGCGCCGCAACTGGTGGGGTACTACGCGGGAGCCGACCGGATCGCGCGGGCCTTTCAGGGCCTGCTCAGCCCGCTGCACCGCGCCCTGTTTCCCCGCTACGCCCGCATGGCCCACGTGCCGCTGCCCGAGGCACGCGCCGCGCTCGCGTCCGGCCTGCGGCTGATGCTGGGCGCCGGGCTGCTGCTCTCGCTGTGCGCGGTGGTGGGCGCGCCGCTGCTGGTGCAGGTGCTGCTCGGCCCGGCCTTCACGGAGTCCGTGCCGCTGCTGCGCGTGCTGGGCCTGCTGCCCGCCGTGATTGCCGTGAACATGGTCCTGGGTCTCTTCTGGCTGCTGCCACGCGGCCTGGACCGCACCTTCAACCTGACCATCCTGGGCGCCGCCGCCCTGAACGCCGCGCTGGTCGTGTGGCTGGTCCCGCGCGGCGGGCCGCTGGCCATGGCCGGCGCGGTGGTGGTCACCGAACTGGCCGTCATGGCCGCCCTGACCGCCGCGTACGCCTCCACCCGGCGCGCATCCGCCCGCACCGCCGCCAGTGACACTCCCGCCGACCCGCTCGGCCGGCCGGTCTGA
- a CDS encoding O-antigen ligase family protein: MRFTRDQVDFWGYAALFSLFLGTFSIFGTLNAVSPGAASGAMLLWLGVTWLGAGLTLLHLRRLPLPGTLLMLLGLMPYGYFAWLYLTGAPMVGAFSYFYKFSSLLLFPVVYLWCQRRSDARIEGTLMLLATVLAVRVLVAFAVPGLFPGRAGNGQAALWDDVTIYERIGPMARVFYPGVALQFFALIVSVERALTRQEGMRLEVARAALFLCALLFTLTRGFLLTAAALVALYVAVRWLTTHVSQRRRVRLLTGLTLLGLGGAVVIATTPAGMAVTRLAEQYAGQERFSLDGTNIDWRAEQAQLAFTLIQTPEQRWLGVGTNVTIPEDIKAPNPWETTGELHYSFHSVQWTFGYVGLNLLIWGGLALPLLSALRWRLRSPLALALLTTLAFIAVIGSYTIVFTNADWNFMLVTCGAFLLSRAQQAEQTHRWFRAPPPTRHSGPLPGTLLEPYD; encoded by the coding sequence ATGCGCTTCACGCGGGATCAGGTGGATTTCTGGGGGTACGCGGCGCTGTTCAGCCTGTTCCTGGGCACCTTCTCCATCTTCGGCACCCTGAACGCCGTGAGTCCCGGCGCGGCCAGCGGCGCGATGCTGCTGTGGCTGGGCGTCACGTGGCTGGGCGCCGGGCTGACGCTGCTGCACCTGCGCCGGCTCCCCCTACCCGGCACGCTGCTGATGCTGCTGGGCCTGATGCCCTACGGGTACTTCGCGTGGCTGTACCTCACCGGCGCGCCGATGGTGGGGGCGTTCAGTTACTTCTACAAATTCTCCTCGCTGCTGCTGTTCCCGGTCGTGTACCTGTGGTGCCAGCGCCGCAGTGACGCCCGCATCGAGGGAACCCTGATGCTGCTGGCCACCGTGCTGGCCGTGCGGGTGCTGGTGGCCTTCGCCGTGCCGGGCCTGTTCCCCGGCCGGGCCGGGAACGGACAGGCGGCCCTGTGGGACGACGTGACCATCTACGAGCGGATCGGCCCGATGGCGCGGGTGTTCTACCCGGGCGTCGCGCTGCAGTTCTTCGCGCTGATCGTCTCGGTCGAGCGCGCCCTGACCCGCCAGGAAGGCATGAGACTCGAAGTCGCCCGCGCCGCCCTGTTCCTGTGCGCGCTGCTGTTCACGCTGACCCGCGGTTTCCTGCTGACCGCCGCCGCACTCGTCGCGCTGTACGTCGCGGTCCGCTGGCTGACCACGCATGTCAGCCAGCGCCGGCGCGTCCGGCTGCTCACCGGCCTGACCCTGCTGGGCCTGGGCGGCGCCGTCGTGATCGCCACCACACCCGCCGGCATGGCCGTCACCCGCCTCGCCGAACAGTACGCCGGACAGGAACGCTTCAGTCTCGACGGCACCAACATCGACTGGCGCGCCGAGCAGGCCCAGCTGGCCTTCACGCTGATCCAGACGCCCGAGCAGCGCTGGCTGGGCGTGGGCACCAACGTCACCATCCCCGAGGACATCAAGGCCCCCAACCCCTGGGAGACCACCGGGGAACTCCATTACTCCTTCCACTCGGTGCAGTGGACGTTCGGGTACGTCGGCCTGAACCTCCTGATCTGGGGCGGGCTTGCACTGCCGCTGCTCAGCGCCCTGCGCTGGCGACTGCGCTCACCGCTCGCACTGGCCCTCCTGACCACCCTGGCGTTCATCGCGGTCATCGGCAGTTACACCATCGTCTTCACGAACGCCGACTGGAATTTCATGCTGGTCACCTGCGGCGCGTTCCTGCTCAGCCGCGCGCAGCAGGCCGAGCAGACCCACCGCTGGTTCCGCGCCCCGCCCCCCACCCGGCATTCCGGGCCCCTGCCCGGCACGCTCCTGGAGCCTTATGACTGA
- a CDS encoding glycosyltransferase family 2 protein, with translation MTDILPAVTVIIINYNQTDLTAACLHSLTSLTYPNLRVVVVDNGSAPGAVTALRAHVPPRDLVVLPRNVGFTAANNAGSAVALQSGQPDFLWFLNNDTLVDPDALSALVRAARQRPSVGAVASVLYDMGTDTVQAYGGGRVSLWNGRAQLVQAPIPDEQLDFLAGTSLLVRVLAIQQVGLLDEQFFMYWEDTDYSFRLRAAGWALTVAPDSRVWHLGAVSTGANTVKRKSETFERVFSQSTVRFYRRHAPLPIVPLTRGLGWYFIKRLLKREWPQVRAIVQGTVGAFRPDRPRAST, from the coding sequence ATGACTGACATTCTTCCCGCCGTGACCGTCATCATCATCAACTACAACCAGACGGACCTGACTGCCGCCTGCCTGCACTCCCTGACGTCCCTGACGTACCCCAACCTGCGGGTCGTGGTGGTCGACAACGGCTCCGCGCCCGGCGCCGTGACGGCCCTCAGGGCGCACGTGCCCCCCCGGGACCTCGTGGTGCTACCCCGCAACGTGGGTTTCACGGCCGCCAACAACGCCGGCAGCGCCGTGGCCCTTCAGAGCGGTCAGCCGGACTTCCTGTGGTTCCTGAACAACGACACCCTGGTCGACCCGGACGCCCTGAGCGCCCTGGTGCGCGCCGCCCGGCAGCGGCCCAGCGTGGGAGCCGTCGCCTCGGTCCTGTACGACATGGGCACCGACACCGTGCAGGCCTACGGCGGCGGCCGCGTCAGCCTCTGGAACGGCCGGGCGCAGCTCGTACAGGCGCCCATCCCGGACGAGCAACTGGACTTCCTGGCCGGCACGAGCCTGCTGGTCCGCGTGCTGGCCATCCAGCAGGTCGGACTGCTGGACGAGCAGTTCTTCATGTACTGGGAAGACACGGATTACAGCTTCCGGCTGCGCGCCGCCGGGTGGGCGCTGACGGTTGCGCCCGACTCCCGGGTGTGGCATCTCGGCGCGGTCAGTACCGGCGCGAACACCGTGAAACGCAAATCCGAGACCTTCGAGCGGGTGTTCTCGCAGAGCACCGTGCGCTTCTACCGGCGGCACGCGCCGCTGCCCATCGTGCCCCTGACACGCGGCCTGGGCTGGTACTTCATCAAACGCCTCCTGAAACGCGAGTGGCCCCAGGTGCGCGCCATCGTGCAGGGCACCGTCGGGGCGTTCAGACCGGACCGCCCACGCGCCAGCACCTGA
- a CDS encoding ABC transporter permease: MTAVTSAAPGTPTRQTPLTLALRRFRRNRVGVFSAWVLAALYAIALLAGFLAPYSITAQHEEYSFQRPQPIHVVHDGKLMRPFVYGFKKTRDPVTYLSTFAPDTSRPLPILLFVRGEDPAESAYNFLGVIRSQWHLFGVQDGYYFPLGTDKFGRDLLSRMLVGSQVSLTVGVIGILISFTIGIVLGGVSGYFGGWIDNLIQRLVEVLLSFPRLPILLALSTIIPARWPSTWVYLGIVAVLALIGWAGLARVIRGQVMSARTVDYVQAARAIGSSDLRVILRHIMPNLSSFLIVTATLALPGYILGESALSFLGLGIKEPMTSWGLLLKDAQNFETLNLYPWLLLPGLLIVISVLAFNFLGDALRDAADTQSR; the protein is encoded by the coding sequence ATGACTGCCGTCACGTCCGCCGCGCCGGGCACGCCCACCCGGCAGACGCCGCTGACCCTGGCGCTGCGCCGCTTCCGCCGGAACCGCGTGGGTGTGTTCAGCGCCTGGGTGCTGGCCGCCCTGTACGCCATAGCCCTGCTGGCCGGGTTTCTCGCGCCGTACTCGATCACCGCGCAGCACGAGGAGTACTCCTTCCAGCGCCCCCAGCCTATTCACGTCGTGCACGACGGCAAACTGATGCGGCCATTCGTGTACGGTTTCAAGAAGACCCGGGACCCGGTCACGTACCTCAGTACCTTCGCGCCCGACACCAGCCGCCCCCTCCCGATCCTGCTGTTCGTGCGGGGCGAGGACCCGGCCGAATCCGCGTACAACTTCCTGGGCGTGATCCGCAGTCAGTGGCACCTGTTCGGCGTGCAGGACGGGTACTACTTCCCACTCGGCACCGACAAGTTCGGCCGTGACCTGCTGTCGCGCATGCTGGTCGGCTCGCAGGTCAGCCTGACCGTCGGCGTGATCGGCATCCTGATCTCGTTCACCATCGGCATCGTGCTGGGCGGCGTCAGCGGGTACTTCGGCGGCTGGATCGACAACCTGATCCAGCGGCTGGTCGAGGTGCTGCTGTCCTTCCCGCGCCTGCCGATCCTGCTGGCCCTGTCTACCATCATTCCTGCCCGCTGGCCCAGCACCTGGGTGTACCTGGGAATCGTCGCCGTGCTGGCCCTGATCGGCTGGGCCGGACTGGCCCGCGTGATCCGCGGGCAGGTCATGAGCGCGCGCACCGTCGATTACGTGCAGGCCGCCCGCGCCATCGGCAGCAGCGACCTGCGCGTGATCCTGCGGCACATCATGCCGAACCTCAGTTCCTTCCTGATCGTCACTGCCACCCTGGCCCTGCCCGGCTACATCCTCGGCGAGAGCGCCCTGAGCTTCCTGGGCCTGGGCATCAAGGAGCCCATGACCAGCTGGGGCCTGCTGCTCAAGGACGCGCAGAACTTCGAAACCCTGAACCTCTACCCCTGGCTGCTGCTGCCTGGCCTGCTGATCGTGATTTCCGTGCTGGCCTTCAACTTCCTGGGGGACGCCCTGCGGGACGCCGCCGACACCCAGAGTCGCTGA
- a CDS encoding ABC transporter permease, whose protein sequence is MLSYTIRRILGMIPTLLLISVVCFTVINLQPGSFLDQYLEDPRVTRETVESITRQLGLDQPLWVQYLTWMKGIVTQGDFGYSFVNGRPVSSLIWERLGWTVFLALLTLLVSWVIAVPLGIYTALNRYTRRSAALNFFGYVSLATPDFLVALLLIALVLKWGGSNVGGLFSPQFIDAPWSAAKVLDLLNHLWIPMIAIGLEGVAGLMRQMRASMLDVIGQDYVRTARAKGLAERRVLWKHAVRNAVNPLISLAGLSLPSLISGTIIASIVLNLPTIGPFLYDSLLNKDQYVAMTLLLFSALLLLIGNLLSDLALAWADPRVRFE, encoded by the coding sequence ATGCTGAGTTACACCATCCGGCGCATTCTGGGCATGATTCCCACGCTGCTGCTGATCAGCGTGGTGTGCTTCACCGTGATCAACCTGCAACCCGGTTCCTTCCTGGATCAGTACCTCGAAGACCCGCGCGTGACCAGAGAGACCGTGGAGAGCATCACGCGGCAACTGGGTCTGGATCAGCCGCTGTGGGTGCAGTACCTGACCTGGATGAAAGGGATCGTCACGCAGGGAGACTTCGGGTACTCGTTCGTCAACGGCCGCCCGGTGTCCAGCCTGATCTGGGAGCGGCTGGGCTGGACGGTCTTCCTGGCCCTGCTGACCCTGCTGGTGTCCTGGGTGATCGCGGTGCCGCTGGGCATCTACACCGCCCTGAACCGCTACACCAGACGCAGCGCCGCCCTGAACTTCTTCGGGTACGTGAGCCTCGCCACGCCGGACTTCCTGGTGGCGCTGCTGCTGATTGCGCTGGTCCTGAAGTGGGGCGGATCGAACGTGGGCGGCCTGTTCAGCCCGCAGTTCATCGACGCGCCCTGGAGCGCCGCGAAGGTGCTGGACCTGCTGAACCACCTGTGGATTCCCATGATCGCCATCGGCCTGGAGGGCGTGGCGGGCCTGATGCGGCAGATGCGGGCGTCCATGCTGGACGTGATCGGGCAGGATTACGTGCGGACCGCGCGCGCCAAGGGCCTCGCCGAGCGGCGGGTGTTGTGGAAGCACGCGGTGCGCAACGCCGTGAACCCCCTGATCAGCCTTGCGGGCCTGAGCCTGCCCAGCCTGATCTCGGGTACGATCATCGCCAGCATCGTGCTGAACCTGCCGACCATCGGGCCGTTCCTGTACGACAGTCTGCTGAACAAGGACCAGTACGTCGCCATGACCCTGCTGCTGTTCAGTGCGCTGCTGCTGCTGATTGGGAACCTGCTCTCGGACCTGGCGCTGGCGTGGGCGGACCCGCGCGTGAGGTTCGAATGA
- a CDS encoding ABC transporter substrate-binding protein, giving the protein MHRPTPLALITLTLMTAALTGTAHAAPKKISGYGTLGVTNGKQGGTYALPLGDSPQSLFYYGVIDNNLGLVSQQLFDGLLEFNLATYKLEPALAESYAVSNGGKTYTFKLRQGVKWSDGQTFDADDVVFTYKNIIMNPEARAGDAASFKLDGKPVEISRVNQYTVKFDLPRPSPAFLLQMRSFIMPKHKLMKFSEEGGAKPSDINGAWPTNSPESDVVGTGPFKLGTYTAGQKVTLVRNPNHWKVDAAGTRLPYLDRLEFLIIRDPQAQVAQFLAGNLDQLNISGAQFPDLKGKEVAGAPFKVMRSTALFGSPPFVAYNFDARDPALAKVFSDVRFRRAMQGVLNRDRIIDTVYNGLASLPGHGVAPINKEWYANTRPQLGSFNVAAAGQALDALGLKSKNSAGIRLLPSGKPLEFDLTYGTDSSTYPAMATIIQSDFAKVGVKVNLRGILSSKLLSTGQSGDWEMILHAFGDQPDPELRKPIWQPGGALYYWHRSLQPARDGDKPNVAKMAAWEKDIYTIFDKAATTTNVGERKALYTRWQLLFAQNLPVTPIAKPENIGAVSNKYGNYVYNLGVIPGYNPVTLIYQK; this is encoded by the coding sequence ATGCACAGACCCACCCCACTGGCGCTGATCACCCTCACCCTGATGACCGCCGCCCTGACCGGCACCGCCCACGCCGCCCCCAAGAAGATCAGCGGTTACGGCACCCTCGGCGTCACGAACGGCAAGCAGGGCGGCACCTACGCCCTGCCCCTCGGAGACAGCCCACAGAGCCTGTTCTACTACGGCGTCATCGACAACAACCTCGGCCTGGTCTCCCAGCAGCTGTTCGACGGCCTGCTGGAATTCAACCTCGCCACCTACAAACTCGAACCCGCCCTGGCCGAAAGCTACGCCGTCAGCAACGGCGGAAAAACCTACACCTTCAAACTCCGCCAGGGCGTCAAGTGGAGCGACGGGCAGACCTTCGACGCCGACGACGTCGTCTTCACGTACAAGAACATCATCATGAACCCCGAAGCCCGCGCCGGGGACGCCGCCAGCTTCAAACTGGACGGCAAACCGGTCGAGATCAGCCGTGTGAACCAGTACACCGTGAAGTTCGACCTGCCGCGCCCCAGCCCCGCCTTCCTGCTGCAGATGCGCTCGTTCATCATGCCCAAGCACAAACTCATGAAGTTCTCGGAGGAAGGCGGCGCCAAGCCCAGCGACATCAACGGCGCGTGGCCCACCAACAGCCCCGAAAGTGACGTGGTCGGCACCGGCCCCTTCAAACTGGGCACCTACACCGCCGGGCAGAAGGTCACCCTGGTCCGCAACCCCAACCACTGGAAGGTCGACGCGGCCGGCACCCGCCTCCCGTACCTCGACCGACTCGAATTCCTGATCATCCGCGACCCGCAGGCGCAGGTCGCGCAGTTCCTCGCCGGGAACCTCGACCAGCTGAACATCAGCGGCGCGCAGTTCCCCGACTTGAAGGGCAAGGAAGTCGCCGGCGCGCCCTTCAAGGTCATGCGCTCCACCGCCCTGTTCGGCAGTCCCCCCTTCGTCGCGTACAACTTCGACGCCAGGGACCCCGCCCTCGCCAAGGTCTTCAGCGACGTGCGCTTCCGCCGCGCCATGCAGGGCGTGCTGAACCGCGACCGCATCATCGACACCGTGTACAACGGCCTGGCCAGCCTGCCCGGCCACGGCGTCGCGCCCATCAACAAGGAGTGGTACGCCAACACCAGACCCCAGCTGGGCAGCTTCAACGTCGCCGCCGCCGGTCAGGCGCTCGACGCCCTGGGCCTGAAGAGCAAGAACAGCGCCGGCATCCGCCTGCTGCCCAGCGGCAAGCCCCTGGAATTCGACCTGACGTACGGCACCGACTCCAGCACCTACCCCGCCATGGCCACCATCATCCAGAGCGACTTCGCCAAGGTCGGCGTGAAAGTCAACCTGCGGGGCATCCTGAGCAGCAAACTGCTCTCCACCGGACAGAGCGGCGACTGGGAAATGATCCTGCACGCCTTCGGGGACCAGCCCGACCCGGAACTCCGCAAGCCTATCTGGCAGCCCGGCGGCGCCCTGTACTACTGGCACCGCAGCCTCCAGCCCGCCAGGGACGGCGACAAACCCAACGTCGCAAAGATGGCCGCATGGGAAAAAGACATCTACACCATCTTCGACAAGGCCGCCACCACCACCAACGTCGGGGAACGCAAGGCGCTGTACACCCGCTGGCAACTGCTGTTCGCGCAGAACCTGCCCGTCACGCCCATCGCCAAACCCGAGAACATCGGCGCGGTCAGCAACAAGTACGGCAACTACGTGTACAACCTCGGCGTGATCCCCGGCTACAACCCCGTCACGCTGATCTACCAGAAGTAA
- a CDS encoding GntR family transcriptional regulator → MSDTSSTWAIPLDAGSATPVYVQVAQGLASRIESGQLRRGSALPAERDLAATLGVSRVTIRQALALLSQQGLLARRHGSGTFVTPPAQPGDLPSRPLALLASFSEDVRSRGQTPGARVLSFERARPNAQEAMSLALSPSESVYRLRRLRTANGEPLAIEDSTLPAALVGDLTEQDVQDASLYALLQGRGLSPVRAIRHLRALNADLHLSPLLGVTVGAALLATDRVSWLESGQPIEYARAHYRGDRYDFVMELRGDQR, encoded by the coding sequence ATGTCCGACACCTCCTCCACCTGGGCCATACCGCTGGACGCCGGAAGCGCCACGCCAGTCTACGTGCAGGTCGCGCAGGGACTCGCCAGCCGCATCGAGAGCGGCCAGCTGCGCCGCGGCAGCGCCCTGCCCGCCGAACGCGACCTGGCCGCCACGCTCGGCGTGTCCCGCGTCACCATCCGGCAGGCCCTGGCCTTACTTTCCCAGCAGGGACTGCTGGCCCGCCGGCACGGCAGCGGCACCTTCGTCACGCCGCCCGCCCAGCCCGGCGACCTGCCCAGCCGCCCCCTGGCCCTGCTGGCCTCGTTCTCCGAGGACGTCCGCTCACGCGGGCAGACGCCCGGCGCGCGGGTCCTGAGCTTCGAACGGGCCCGCCCGAACGCGCAGGAAGCCATGAGTCTCGCGCTGTCCCCCAGCGAGAGCGTGTACCGCCTGCGCCGCCTGCGCACCGCCAACGGGGAGCCGCTGGCCATCGAGGACTCCACCCTGCCCGCCGCACTCGTCGGCGACCTGACCGAGCAGGACGTGCAGGACGCCAGCCTGTACGCCCTGCTGCAGGGGCGCGGCCTGAGCCCCGTGCGCGCCATCCGGCACCTGCGCGCCCTGAACGCCGACCTGCACCTCTCGCCGCTGCTGGGCGTCACGGTCGGCGCGGCCCTGCTGGCCACCGACCGCGTCTCCTGGCTGGAAAGCGGGCAGCCCATCGAGTACGCCCGCGCGCACTACCGCGGGGACCGCTACGACTTCGTGATGGAACTGCGCGGGGACCAGCGTTGA
- a CDS encoding anhydro-N-acetylmuramic acid kinase — protein MSSAPRVLGLMSGTSADGIDAALLELPGWPDLRGTHAPPTPQTLSALSALSDLSDRGGRPHAPRGRVVAHTFTPYPPDLRAAVLAAMQGGVGTADLTQLHWALGEALAQAAAPHAAHADLIASHGQTVQHHPAPDPARGWARPATLQLGEAAVIAAHTGRPVVADFRPADMAAGGVGAPLVPFADWALLAQDGVNRTLLNLGGIANVTALRGLDPGRVQAFDTGPANCLLDEIAALTGQTHDAGGALAASGQVHEPTLARWLSHPDLAQPPPRATGREVWTLGRLPVPPDLSPDLSAADLAATATALTAQSVAQALRFLSGPPGEVVVAGGGARNPALMRALAAALADLPTPTPLRTFADLGWTDAGFTDATREAAAFAFLGYAHAQGWPNTLPHTTGARHAVIAGRWTPAPPAAAPRRPVPVNPALFPGDRP, from the coding sequence TTGAGCAGCGCCCCGCGCGTGCTGGGCCTGATGAGCGGCACCAGCGCCGACGGCATCGACGCCGCCCTGCTGGAACTGCCCGGCTGGCCCGACCTGCGCGGAACCCACGCTCCCCCTACCCCCCAGACCCTGAGTGCCCTGAGTGCCCTGAGTGACCTGAGTGACCGGGGCGGCCGGCCCCACGCGCCGCGCGGCCGGGTGGTCGCGCACACCTTCACGCCCTACCCGCCGGACCTGCGCGCCGCCGTGCTGGCCGCCATGCAGGGCGGGGTGGGCACCGCCGACCTGACCCAGCTGCACTGGGCGCTGGGAGAGGCGCTGGCGCAGGCCGCCGCGCCGCACGCCGCGCACGCCGACCTGATCGCCAGCCACGGGCAGACCGTGCAGCACCACCCGGCCCCCGACCCGGCGCGCGGCTGGGCCCGCCCCGCCACCCTGCAACTCGGGGAGGCCGCCGTGATCGCCGCGCACACCGGGCGGCCCGTCGTGGCCGACTTCCGGCCCGCCGACATGGCCGCCGGAGGCGTGGGCGCGCCGCTGGTGCCGTTCGCGGACTGGGCGCTGCTGGCGCAGGACGGCGTGAACCGCACCCTGCTGAACCTGGGCGGCATCGCGAACGTCACCGCCCTGCGCGGCCTCGACCCGGGGCGCGTGCAGGCCTTCGATACCGGCCCCGCCAACTGCCTGCTCGACGAGATCGCCGCCCTGACCGGCCAGACGCATGACGCCGGCGGCGCGCTGGCCGCGTCCGGTCAGGTGCACGAACCCACCCTGGCGCGCTGGCTCTCGCACCCGGACCTCGCGCAGCCGCCCCCCAGGGCCACCGGGCGGGAAGTCTGGACCCTCGGACGCCTGCCCGTCCCCCCGGACCTGAGCCCGGACCTGAGTGCCGCCGATCTGGCCGCGACCGCCACGGCCCTGACCGCCCAGAGTGTCGCCCAGGCGCTGCGGTTCCTCAGCGGCCCGCCCGGCGAGGTGGTCGTGGCGGGCGGCGGGGCGCGCAACCCCGCCCTGATGCGGGCGCTGGCCGCCGCCCTGGCAGACCTGCCCACGCCCACGCCGCTGCGGACCTTCGCGGACCTCGGCTGGACCGACGCCGGATTCACCGACGCCACCCGCGAGGCCGCCGCCTTCGCGTTCCTGGGGTACGCGCACGCGCAGGGCTGGCCGAACACCCTGCCGCACACCACCGGCGCCCGCCACGCCGTCATTGCCGGCCGCTGGACGCCCGCTCCTCCAGCAGCCGCGCCGCGCCGTCCGGTTCCCGTCAACCCCGCCCTTTTCCCTGGAGACCGCCCATGA